The genomic stretch GGTTTCCGTGTCAGAACCCTTTCTAGCTGAAGTTCGAATGGTAGGATTTAATTTTGCGCCACGTGGCTGGGCATTTCTTGACGGCCAGATACTTCCTATCAATCAAAACCAATCCCTTTATTCATTATTGGGAACGACTTATGGCGGTGATGGCCGCACCAGCTTTGCGCTGCCAGATCTGCGAGGGCGCACCCCGATGCATGTCGGAGATGGCCACCAGCTCGGGCAGAAAAGCGGGGAGGAAACCCATACCTTATCCGCGACAGAAATGTCAGCGCACAGTCATGGCGTTATGGCCTCGTCGCAGGCTGCAACCACTGCCAGTCCCGACAGGGCCTATTTTGCCCAAGAAGTGCAGCCCGATTTGGTTTATCGGGATTTCGAAGCCGCGAGCGCCACGTCTTTGCGCAGCGGCACAATTACCAGTGCGGGGGGTGGGCAGGCACATAATAACATGCAGCCCTATATTACCCTCAATTTCTGCATCGCCCTACAGGGGCTGTTCCCTTCACGTAATTAGACCTCGGAGGTCAATGCATGTCAGAGCCTTTTGTTGGCGAAATTCGTATGTTCGCAGGTAATTTCGCGCCTCGCGGGTGGGCTTTTTGTGACGGGCAATTGCTCGCTGTTTCACAAAATGACGCCCTCTTCTCCCTATTGGGCACGATCTATGGCGGAGACGGGCGCACCACATTCGGCCTGCCCGATGCGCGTGGCCGTCTTCCTATTCACGCAGGCCAAGGTCCTGGTCTCAGCCCGCGACGGCTTGGCGCAAAAAGCGGCGCAGAAAAAGAGACCTTAACCGTCAACCAACTGGCAAGCCACACGCATGACTTTCGCGCCAACACCCAGACGGCCACAAGCACCTCGCCGCAAGGCAGGGCGCTTGCTGCAGACGTTGGCGTTGCCTATCTCGCCGATGCGTCACAGGACACCAGTATGGGTAACAGCATGGTTACCAATACAGGAGGATCCCGCAGCCATACAAATCTTATGCCTGCACTTTGCATTCATTTCATAATTGCTCTCTTTGGCATTTATCCAAGCCGTCATTAGGAGTTTGTCGCATGTCAGAACCTTTTATTGCGGAGATCCGCATTTTTGCCGGTAACTTTGCTCCACGCAGCTGGGCCTTTTGCAACGGTCAATTGCTTCCAATAGCACAAAACACCGCATTATTCTCACTGATTGGAACAACTTATGGCGGTGATGGTCGCACAACCACAGCGCTTCCCAATCTTGAAGGGCGCGCACCGATGCACCCCGGTCGGGGTCCGGGCCTGACCTCCCGACGCCTCGGGCAAAGAACAGGGGTCGAAACGGTTACCCTCACCGAGTCACAGATTCCAAACCATTCACACACAGTCCGTGCACGTACCGGCGCTGGGGCTTCCGGCACCCCCCCTGGCCCTACAGCCGCTATCTCAAAAAACGGCTTCTTGGACCGGCTATACGAGACCAATGGGTCAGGGCTGACGAATATGGCAAGCGAAACGGTAACGGATACAGGTGGCAGTCAGGCACATAACAATATGCAGCCCTTTTTGGTGATGAATTTCATCATCGCACTGCAGGGGCTTTACCCCTCTCGCGGATAGGCTGCGGCCGCGCCAAAACTTGTCACACCGGCGGGGCGAAACAGACTGCGCCCTTTCCTGTCAAACCTTTTGGTTCTAGCCCCGGGCCTGTCGCAGACCTGCCCGGAGATCTGCCCCTCGCAACCGCAAAGGCCTGTTTATGACCCAATTGCCCCTGCTTCACCATGCAGCGCGACACCACATAGGTTTTCGACCGATCACCGACCAGGACATGGGATTTCTGTCGCGGCTTTATCGTTCGACACGTGAGGCTGAACTGGCGCAGGTCGGCTGGGGCGAGGCAGAGAAGCAGGCCTTTTGCCAAATGCAGTTTGAGGCCCAACACAGCCACTACCAAAAGCATTATCCAGATGCGCTGTGGCTGGTGATTGAGCAAAAAGGCAACCCAATAGGGCGTCTTTACCTTGAGCGTTGGCCCAAAGAGCACCGGATTATCGACATTGCCCTGATGCCAGAGGCACGTGGTCAGGGCATCGGCGCCAGCTTGTTGCGAGACTTGCAGATAGGCGCGGCTGCCGATGGCTCACGCGGTATTGGTATCCATGTCGAAAAGGCCAACCCGGCAATGGCGCTCTACCACCGGCTTGGCTTTGTCACGATCGAGGAAAAGGGCGTCTATGATTTGTTGTTCTGGACGCCCCAAGCTGCTGAGGCCGCGCGGACAACGTCAGGCGGTCAGGTAAAGACCGCCTCGTATTGAAACCCGGCCTCTTTCTGCGCCACAGGCACCAGAAACAGGTCCTGGTCCCCCGTTTCGGGATGGGACAGCTTATGTATTTCCTGGGTTAAAGCTGGCGTTTGCGGTCCCTGCCATAACAGTGAAAAAGCGCCGCCTTCCCGCTCACCCGTCCCAAGTTTGGTCACTTCGATCAACTTCAAAGTGACGGGTGGCTCCGCAGAGGTAATCACAAACTCCTGATCCTGGAATTTGGCAAATTGTTCAGCGGTTACAGTGGTCAAATCAAACATGTCTCTCACACTCTTCTGGAACGGATTAGCGCAACCTTGCCTTCAAAGCGCTCTCTTTCCAAGGGTTTCTTTTGAAACTGCTCGCCTATAGTCTGCATACCCCGTTGACAGATGACCACCAGCGTAGCGTCAAAACCTGCCTATCAAAACGCCCAGCCAGCCTCCTGACTGCAATATCACGCTGCCTTCACAGTCGGCTTTTACGATGTTTCAAAAAAACGCCCAATTGGTGAAACCGGGAGAGAACCATGGCTGAGTTGCACACTGCTGAACCAATTCGCGACACCAGTTTTCCAGCAGATTTGGATTACCCGCTTGCAAAGGCCTATCAGACCTTTGGCCACCGTTCCTATTTTCGCGGCGTGGACATCGGCTATCGCTGGCGGCAGGGGCAGCGCACCGATGAGATCTGCCTGCGCCTGCATCTAGATCGCAAACTGCCGCTTGACGCCCTGATGCCCTCACAGGTGCTGCCAACCCATGTGGAAGGCGTCGCACTGGACGTCATCGAAGCCGCCTATCAGCCCTCATTGGAACCTGGCGCCGCGCGCCGGGCCAGCACCCGACAACCCTATACCATGGGCGGCCTTCCCTGCGGCAGATCCGGTGAGGGAGCGGGTACAATTGGCCTGGTGGTAATTGATAAGACCACCGGCAGACCCGGCATCCTGTCAAATTGGCATGTTTTGGCTGGCCCACGGGCACGCCGCAATGATCCAATCATGCAACTGGGGGAGCGTGATGATGAATTTGACCCCCGCAATCACATAGCCAATCTGAAACGCTGGATGCTGAACCGCAGCGGAGATGCCGCTTTGGCTGAACTGCTGCCGGATCAGCCCTGGCTGCCACTGCAATTTGGCGGTTTTGAGAGTATCAGCCGTGTCAGATCTGCCTGTCTGGGTGAAATCCTGAACAAAACCTCCCGCGCATCTAGCAACGCCCAGGCGCGGGTCGATGGCAGGGGGCTGTATCGCCTGCAGTATGAAACACGGCAAGGCATGCTGGAATACCGCGATATAGAAGGGCTGAAATTGGTCTATGAAACCGACATTCCTGTTGCAGGCGGCAAGGTCTCATCCGCTGGCGACAGTGGGTCCGCCTGGGTCTCGGCCGCCACGGGCGATGCCGTGGCGCTACAGATTGGCGGGCAAACCGCATCTGCCAATAACCCCAGCAGCACAGGACAGGGCGTCATTGCTAGCGAGATGGCCCCAATCCTCGAGACCTTAGAGATCCGGCTGGCCAGTTTTGAGGATCTCCTGGCACAAAATGGCCAGAACCCTGTGCTCACCCATCGTCAGCAGGTCTGCGCCGACATGTCCCATGACAGTGATGAAGCGATGCGCGCACCACAGTGGCCGCACCCTCAACACTGGGTGGATGCATCGTTTTCGCAGCCCCGGCGCCCCCGCCGCCCGGATCGCAGCGAAACGAGCCCCTCTGCGGCCCAGGTTGTTCCCATGGTGCGCATTCTGCCAAACAAACCTGCGCTGCTGCAACCGATCCTGGCTACGACCTCACAGCAAAGCGAGAGCGGGCAGGACATCTGGCAAAAACGCCTATGCCCAGCCCTGCTGGACTATGACCCCAATTTCAGGGGCGTCTTGCCTGCTGAACCACTGGCTCAACGTATCTCGATTGCGGATGAGCGAAATATAAACGCCTTTTTCTCCCGTCTTATCAATAGGTCAGAACGGTTTGACGGCATTGGCCTGAGGCAGGTTCTGGAAACGGATTTCACAGGTGCAACGACGTATATGCAAATCTGTGACCGCATTGACGCCCTACGGCGGCAACCCTGAATTCCCCTTGAAAAGGCTACCAGTTTGCCAGCCCTGGCCGTTTTATCAAGGGCCCTGATTCCGGAGCGATCAGGGCTGGGTGGCGCCGTTTTCTATGGAGAGCTCGGACCACCCTGGTTTGATTTCAGCTGGCGGCCTCAAATCGTCACCATCATAACCTCTTCCTATGACAACAATACAAAAGTGCAATTTCCTTTTATCAATTCACCTTGCTACCCTGCCTGCATACCCTAAGAAGGAGGCAGAAAAATCTGCGTCCTCCTCTCGCCACGGCCATAAAAGCAAGCCAGATCGGAGACCAAAATGGACGGAAACGACGCCCCACAAACAGGTGGATGCCCGGTGATGCACAGCGGTGCCAAAAGCGCCTCAACCGGTGTAAGATCAAACAAGGATTGGTGGCCCAACCAGCTCAATCTGAAACTTCTGCATCAGAACTCCGAAAAATCCGACCCTATGGCGGCTGATTTCGACTATGCAGAGGCCTTCAAATCCTTGGACCTTACGGCTCTGAAACAGGATCTCGTGGCGCTGATGACCGACAGCCAGGACTGGTGGCCTGCCGATTATGGCCATTACGGCGGCTTGTTCATCCGCATGGCCTGGCACAGCGCCGGCACCTATCGCACCTCGGATGGGCGCGGCGGCAGCGGCACTGGGCAGCAGCGGTTTGCGCCGCTCAACAGCTGGCCCGACAACGGCAACCTCGACAAGGCGCGCCGCCTGCTGTGGCCGATCAAACAGAAATACGGCAACAAGATCAGCTGGGCTGACCTGATGATCCTGGCCGGCAATTGTGCCATTGAAAGCATGGGCGGCAAGACCTTTGGCTTTGCCGGGGGCCGGGCCGATGTCTGGGAGCCCGAAGAAGACGTCTATTGGGGACGCGAGGACGAATGGCTGGCCGATAGTTCTGCCCAGAACAGCCGCTATTCCGGCGAGCGTGATCTGGAAAACCCACTGGCTGCGGTGCAGATGGGCCTGATCTATGTGAACCCCGAAGGTCCCGATGGGCAGCCCGATGCCCTGGCCTCGGGGCGGGACATCCGCGAAACCTTTGCCCGCATGTCGATGAACGACGAGGAAACCGTCGCGCTGGTGGCCGGTGGCCATACCTTTGGCAAGGCCCATGGCGCCGGGGATCCGGATTTGGTTGGCCCAGAGCCAGAAGCCGCGCCGATTGAAACCATGGGCCTGGGCTGGATCAACAGCCACGGCACCGGCAAAGGCGATGACACCACCACCAGCGGTATTGAGGGCGCCTGGACCGCCAACCCGACCCAGTGGGACAACGGCTATTTTGACCTGCTGTTTGGCTATGACTGGAACCTGACCAAATCGCCCTCAGGCGCCTGGATCTGGGAACCGGTCAATGTCCGCCCCGAGGACATGGCCCCGGCGGCCCATGACTCCAGCAAGAAGGTCAAGACCATGATGACCACGGCTGATATGGCGATGCGGATGGATCCGATCTACGGGCCAATCTCCAAACGCTTCCATGAGAACCCAGAAGAGCTGGCCGATGCCTTTGCCCGCGCCTGGTTCAAGCTCACCCACCGCGATATGGGGCCACGGTCGCTTTATCTCGGGGATGAAGTCCCGGCAGAAGAGCTGATCTGGCAGGACTGCGTTCCCGCTGTAGATCACGCATTGGTCAATGAGGCCGACATTGCCGCTCTGAAAGCCGAAGTTCTGGCCTCTGATCTCTCTGTTGCAGACTTGGTGTCCACCGCCTGGGCCTCGGCCTCCACCTTCCGCGGGTCTGACAAACGCGGCGGCGCCAATGGCGCGCGCATCCAGCTGAGCCCGCAGAAAGATTGGGAGGTGAACCAGCCCGAGCAACTGGCGCGCGTCCTAAGTGGACTTGAAAAGATCCGCAGCACCTTCAACGCCACAGTGCGGGAGCGGCAGATCTCAATGGCGGATCTGATTGTTCTGGCCGGTTCAGCCGCTGTGGAACAGGCCGCACGTGCCGCAGGTCAGGAGATCGAGGTGCCATTTGCACCCGGTCGCACCGATGCCACCCAAGAGCAGACCGATGTCGACGGCTTTGCCGTTCTGGAACCAGAGGCCGATGGCTTCCGCAACTACCAGAAAAAGCAGTATAGCATCTCCCCCGAAGAGATGTTGCTGGACAAGGCCCAGCTGTTGACCCTGACAGCGCCGGAAATGACGGTTCTGATCGGTGGCTTGCGGGTCTTGGGCGCGAACTACGGCGGATCCTCATTGGGTGTCTTCACCAGCACCCCTGGTAGCCTAAGCACCGACTTCTTTGTCAATCTGCTCGATATGGCGACCCAGTGGGCGCCGCAGGACGATGGCAGCTACGCCGGGACCGACCGCGCCAGCGGTGCAGCAAAATGGACCGCAAGCCGCGTTGATCTGGCCTTTGGCTCCAATTCGCAGCTGCGCGCCATCGCAGAGACCTACGCCCAGGACGACGCAAAGGCGCGGTTTGTGCAGGACTTTGCTGCCGCCTGGGTCAAAGTGATGAACGCAGATCGCTTTGATCTGAGCTAATCCACCAGAAAATCCCGATCTAAGCCCCCTGGGGCCTAGATCCCCTGCAAGGCAAGGGCGATAGCCTGATCCAACTTGTCCACCACTTCGCCAATCTGGGCTTCGGTCATGATAAAGGGCGGCGCCAGCAGGACATGGTCGCCGATACGCCCATCACGGGTGCCAGACATCGGATAACAGATCAACCCGGCCTCAAAGGCAGCGCTTTTTACCTTGGCAGCAAGGGTCTTACCCGGATCAAACGGCGCTTTTGTTGTACGATCCGCCACCAATTCAATGCCGCGAAACAAGCCACGACCACGAATATCCCCCACATGTGGATGATCCGCAAACCGGTCGACCAAGGCCGACTGCAGCTGCGCCCCCCTGTCGCGGCACTTGGAAATCAAATCCCTGCTGAGCATCTCCGTCACCACGGCAAGCCCGGCTGCAGTTGCCACCGGATGACCTATATAGGTGTGGCCATGTTGAAAAAAGCCGCTCCCTGCCGTGATAGCTGCATAGATATCTGCGCTGCACAGCATCGCACCTATGGGCTGGTATCCCGCGCCCAGGCCTTTGGCGATACACAGGATATCGGGCGACACCCCATCGGCATCGCAGGCAAACATATGGCCTGTGCGGCCCATGCCACACATGACCTCATCCAGGATCAGCAAGACGCCGTATTTGTCACATATCTCGCGAATGCGTTTGAAATAGCCCGGCACCGCAGGCACCGCGCCAGAGGTGGCTCCGACAACCGGTTCGGCGATAAATCCCATCACGGTTTCAGGACCCAGACGCAGGATTTCCGCCTCCAGCTCATTGGCGACCCGCTGGCCGTAGTCAAAGGCGCTCTCGCCCTCGGGGCGATCGGCATATTCATAACAGGGCGCGATATGCGACACGCCGATTAACAGCGGATCAAACTGCTGTCGCCGCAAGGCGTTGCCGCCGGCGGCCAGGGCCCCCAGAGTGTTGCCATGATAGCTTTGCCGCCGCGCAATCAGATGGCGGCGCTCTGGCTCGCCGCGTTCAAGGTGGTATTGACGCGTCAACTTGATTGCGGCTTCGGTGGCCTCGGACCCTCCAGAAACAAAATAGACCCGATCCAACCCCGCCGGGGCTTGCTCAATCAGCAAATCAGCCAGAGCCTCTGCCGGTTCCGATGTCATAAATCCGGTATGGGCAAAGGCCAGCTTTCCCACCTGTTCCTGCACCGCGCGGATCACAGCCGCGTCCGAATGGCCCAGGCAGGACACCGCCGCCCCGCCGGAGCCGTCAAAATAGCGTTTGCCCGTTGCATCGATCAGATAGCAGCCGTCACCCGCCACAGCAGTGGGCAGGTTGGCCTTTGTATGACGTGGAAAAACATGGCTCATGGATCAGTTCCTTTTTAGGGTATGGCCTGCCAGTGAGGCGGCCTTGACCAGCGCCGCGACCGAAGCGGCATTATCCTGCAGCACTCTGCCCTCTGGGGTCTCCAGGTTGTTCTCAAATCCAACACGGGCATTGCCGCCCGCCCGGATCGCCGCCAGCAGGCAGGCGCGCTCGTCTCGGCCAAAGGCGCATAGGCTCCAACTGAGATCCAGCGCCTTAGCTGCCGACACAAAATCGGCCAGCCCATCGGGCCGTCCCGGTGTCGCGGGCGCGTATTGCCCCAGCACAAAGATCACATCTCGCATCGCCGCAGGGACGACGCCGTCGGCATACCAGGATGTGAGCTGGGCAATGCAGGCCGGTGAATACAAAATATGCTGAACCTGAGTGCCCGCCTCGGCGCACAGCCCATAGGCACGCACCGCTACCTCGGGCGCCCTGGCCATTTCCCGCACCGCAATCGAGGCCGCAGCGGGGCGCAGCGCCTGCAAACAGGCCAGCTGCGTCTCTGGGGCATAGATCCCGGCGCTTTCGGTGGTGATCTGTACACCCATATTGGGCGCTGCATCCGCCACAGCTGCCATGGCCGCACGATAGCGCCCGGCATCCAGGGAATGCCCGCCCGCATCATCGCGCACGTGCAGGTGTAATGTGCTGGCACCTGCCTCGGCACAGGCCCGTGCGGTTTGTGCCAACTCCTGCGGCGTGATTGGCAACTCTGGATGATCGGCTTTTTGCCGACGCGCCCCGTTGGGCGCCACGGTCAGCTGATAATCTGCCACCTCTTATCTCCTGCTTTGGCGTCGCCAAAACACTGGCGACAGCCCAGTGCGATCTCAAGATAGCATTTTCAGAACATTTGCTCTTTCGCTATCTCTTCACCCGGATGTGAAGCCATTTTCGACCTCAACAGACCAAACATGGGTCCCAAACCCTACGGGTTCTGCCCACAGGTCCCCCCTGTCCCAGGGGGAAAGTTCTTTTTTACCAATTGGTTAAAAATGGGCCTGCCATAGCCTGCCAGGCCTGCCCCAAAACTGGACGCAAAACACCCCACCATCTGGCCCTAGAGTATCCGCCCGTTTTGGCGTTTCGTCAGATTATGACGACTCCGGCTGACAGGCAGCTGGCAGACACCCCCACTTTTACTTTTATGGAAGGACATGTCATGGACGGCACGTTCAACGAAAACGATCTCAGCCGGGTAGTTGCGGCTGATAAGGCCCATGTCTGGCACCACCTGATTCAGCATAAGCCCTTTGAAGAGAATGATCCGCGCATCATCGTCGAAGGCAAAGGCATGCGCGTCTGGGATCAGAACGGCAAAGAGTTCCTGGATGCGGTCTCTGGCGGCGTCTGGACTGTCAACGTCGGCTATGGCCGCGAAGAGATCTGCAAAGCCGTCTATAACCAGATGATGAAGCTGTGCTATTTTGCCCAGTCTGCAGGCTCGATCCCCGGTGCGCTTTTTGCCGAGAAACTGATCGAAAAGATGCCGGGCATGAGCCGCGTCTACTACAACAACTCCGGCTCCGAGGCGAACGAGAAAGCCTTTAAGATGGTGCGCCAGATCGCGCACAAAAAATACGGCGGCAAGAAAACCAAGATCCTGTACCGGGATCGCGATTACCACGGCTCCACGCTGGCGGCGATGTCCGCCGGTGGCCAGGATGAGCGCAACGCGCAATACGGCCCCTTTGCGCCTGATTTCATTCGCGTGCCCCACTGCATGGAATACCGCAAGCACGAGCTGGGTCTTGAACATCTGTCGGGGCGTGAGTTTGGCATTGCTGCCGCCAATGCCATCGAAGAAGTGATCCTGCGCGAAGGCCCCGAAACTGTTGGTGCCCTGTGCCTGGAGCCGGTGACAGCCGGTGGCGGCGTCATTGAGGCCCCCGAAGGCTATTGGGAGCGCGTGCAGGAGATCTGCACCCAGTATGACATTCTGCTGCACATCGACGAAGTTGTCTGTGGCGTGGGCCGCACCGGCACCTGGTTTGGCTATCAACACTACGGCATCAAGCCTGATTTTGTCACCATGGCCAAAGGTGTTGCCTCCGGCTATGCAGCTATCGCCCTGCTGGTCACCACCGAAGAGGTCTTTGACATGTTCAAAGATGATGCCTCGGACCCGCTGAACTACTTCCGCGACATCTCCACCTTTGGTGGCTGCACCGCCGGCCCTGCGGCGGCGCTCGAAAACATGCGCATCATCGAAGAAGAGGGCCTGCTGGACAACTGCACCGCCATGGGCGAACGGATGATGAACAATCTGCTGGCGCTGAAAGAAAAGCACCCCGTGATTGGCGATGTACGCGGCAAGGGTCTGTTCCTTGGGGCCGAACTGGTCACTGATCGCGAAACCAAAGAGCCAGTGGACGAGAAGCTCGCCCAGCAGGTTGTGGCAGACTGTGGTGCCCAGGGTGTTCTGATCGGTGTCACCAACCGCTCTGTTCCCGGTAAGAACAACACCCTGTGCTTCAGCCCGGCGCTGATCGTCACCGCCGAAGACATCGACGCCATCACCGATGCTGTCGACAAGGCCCTAACCAAGGTCTTTGGCTAAAACCTCCAGTCCTCACTTACAACTAAAACGCCCCGGTTTTCCGGGGCGTTTTACATATCAGTCCAGGCAGCACGAGCATTTTGGACTGCCCATTTTGAACAAAAGTGGCTCTTTCTAACAGCCCATCCCGACTGCACTTTGGCGCAAAGGATATGCGATAAAGGAGTCGACCCATGTGGGCCACACCCGTCACACTTACCGGTCAGCAGGTCACGCTTGCGCCGCTCAGCCAAGCCCACGCCGCCGATCTGGCCGAGGCCAGCGCCGATGGTAACCTTGCTGCGCTGTGGTACACGACAATACCCGCCCCGGCCGATGTCCCAGCCGAGATTGACCGGCGATTGGCGCTGCAACAGGCAGGCAGCATGGTGGCCTTTGCCATTCTGGACGCCTCTGACCGGGCTGTCGGCATGACCACCTATATGAATATCGACCAGATCAATCAGCGGCTTGAAATCGGCTCGACCTGGTACCGCAAATCGGTACAGCGCTCGGGGTTGAACACCGAATGTAAACTGCTGATGCTGCGCCACGCCTTTGAGGATCTCGACGCCATCGCCGTGGAGTTCCGCACCCATGTGATCAACCACCAAAGCCGCCGTGCGATTGAACGACTTGGGGCAAAACCTGATGGCATCTTACGGGCTCATATGCGGATGGGGAACGGCAGCCTCCGCGACACGGCAGTCTATTCGATCATCGCACCGGAATGGCCAACCATTCAGGCCCATCTGAACCATCTTATGACACGGTATTGATCGACGCGGCTGTATAATCGGCCAGCTAGGCATTTTAAACAGCTGTGCTCCCCTGCGACAGCTTTGCCCCAAACGCCACAGCGCCGCGCGTCAGCGCGGCGCTGGGCCCAACGGGAGGCAGGCATTCTTTGAATGACAACTCCGGGCGGGAGCCCCACCCGGAGCTCTAGCCAATCAGATCAGCTGGAACAGCACCCCCGAAACAATAGCGCCACTGACGCCAAGCCCCAGATAGGTGGCAAAGACCTTTGGCTTGACCAGGGACCAGACCGCCGCCATCGCCGGGATCGAGCTCACAGCCCCGGCCACCATAAAGGACATCGCAGCACCGGCGCTCATGCCCTGCTCCATCAGCCCCGCCAACAGGGGCGGCGCCACATAAGAGTTGAGATAGGCCGGCATGCCCACCAGCGCCGCCAGGACAATCGGCACCACGCCGTCGCCCCCAACAAGACCTGCAATCAGATCAGCAGGCACGTAATGCACCAGAATTGCCTCCAACACATAGGCCAGCGCCAGCCATTTCAGCAGAAACAATCCATTACTGATAAACTCGCTGCGGAATTTCAGGCGCCGCTCCGGGTCCTGCCAGAATTTCCAGTGTGGTTTGTCATCCAGCTTTGGACCGGAAGAACAGCAACTGGAACAGCTGGGCGCCTGTTTCAGCGGATCAGCAAAGGCCCCCTGCCCCATCAGAGTTTTGACAAAGAACCCGCCAAACAGCCCCAGGGCAACGGCGATGACCGCTTTGCCGATGGCAAAATCCCAGCCCAGCGCGCCGGCTGTAATCAGCAGGGTTGGTGGGTCAATCAGTGGTGACGCCAGCCAGAAGGCCATCACGGCGGAAAGTGGTGCGCCCAGCGCCAGAAGCCCGGCAATAAAGGGGATGACCTCGCAGGAACAGAACGGTGCCAGGCCGCCAAAGACTGCGGCCAGAAAAATCATCCGCACCTCACGCCCAACAAAGGCCCGCGCCACCATGGTTTCTGCCCCAGTGGCCTTGAGATAGGCCAACAGCAACACCGCAAAGAGAATATACCGACCCGTATGAGCCAAAGCCTTGGCGGCAAAAATGACCACGGCCTGGAAATTCCCCGGATCCAGCAACAATACGGCACAAAGTATAAGCAGGCTCACAGTCCAGGGTGTTTTTAGCCACGCCAATCGGGGGCCTTTCGCCTCCGGCAGGGGGTGGGATGAGTTCTGAGACAGATCAGCCATCATTTGCCGCCTTGTTATGGGGAAGATCGGCGCAGCATTCGCTTAAGATAAAGCCCGCCAGTTTTTCCAGTTGTTCAAAATTTGCCTGGTTCAGAGTGCTGCGCCCAACCCGCGCCTGATCAACGACGCCAGCGCCGGTCAAGAATTTCAAATGATGCGCCAGGGTCGACGGAGCAATACCCGTTCGGTCCTGAATGTCCCCAACAGTGAGCCCTTCCCGGCCTGCGCGAATAAGACAGCGCAATACCTGCAGGCGCGATTCCGAGCCCATGGCTGCAAAACCCTGTGCCGCTTCTTCCCACAACATTCTGGATCTCCTCTTTGATTCTATAAAACTAGTTTTATGGTTTATTTTGCAAAAGACAACCCCATGAATCTTCCGCCTCCCCTTAAGTCCAGATTGCGCACGCTTTATGTCCACCCTAAGGTGCCCGTCATGGCTATATCCGTTGACACATTTTTCCTGAATTCCGACGCCCAGGGCACCCTGCAGGCGCAAATCCAGGAAATGATCGCCGAAGGCATCCTTTCAGGGCGCTTTCGCGTTGGTGAAAAGCTGCCCTCCTCGCGAAAACTGGCGGTACATCTGGGCATTAGCCGCATCACCGTCACGCTGGCCTATACAGAACTACTGGCAAATGATTACCTGACATCGCGCGGCCGCTCCGGGTATTTTGTGTCGGAAAACGCACCTGTCCCACCAATCTACACCCCTCCTGTGCAATCCAGAGAGGCAGTGGACTGGGACACTGTACTGGTGCGCAAATTCACTGGCGGCGACACCCCGCGCAAGGCCCGAGACTGGCGCAGCTATCGCTACCCCTTTATCTACGGGCAGGCTGATCCCTCGCTGTTTGATCATGCCAATTGGCGGCTTTGCTCGCTGCGCGCCCTGGGGCAAAAAGACTTTGCGGCGCTGACAGACGACTATTTCGACCAAGACGACCCCCTGCTGATCGAATACATCGCCCGCCACACCCTGCCCCGTCGTGGCGTCATTGCCCGGCCCGAACAGATCCTGATCACCCTTGGCGCCCAAAACGCCCTCTGGCTGGCTGGTCAGCTCTTGCTGAACCAGAGCAGCAAAGCCACCATCGAAGACCCGACCTATTACACCCTGC from Phaeobacter sp. G2 encodes the following:
- a CDS encoding tail fiber protein, producing the protein MSEPFVGEIRMFAGNFAPRGWAFCDGQLLAVSQNDALFSLLGTIYGGDGRTTFGLPDARGRLPIHAGQGPGLSPRRLGAKSGAEKETLTVNQLASHTHDFRANTQTATSTSPQGRALAADVGVAYLADASQDTSMGNSMVTNTGGSRSHTNLMPALCIHFIIALFGIYPSRH
- a CDS encoding GNAT family N-acetyltransferase codes for the protein MTQLPLLHHAARHHIGFRPITDQDMGFLSRLYRSTREAELAQVGWGEAEKQAFCQMQFEAQHSHYQKHYPDALWLVIEQKGNPIGRLYLERWPKEHRIIDIALMPEARGQGIGASLLRDLQIGAAADGSRGIGIHVEKANPAMALYHRLGFVTIEEKGVYDLLFWTPQAAEAARTTSGGQVKTASY
- a CDS encoding tail fiber protein; translation: MSEPFLAEVRMVGFNFAPRGWAFLDGQILPINQNQSLYSLLGTTYGGDGRTSFALPDLRGRTPMHVGDGHQLGQKSGEETHTLSATEMSAHSHGVMASSQAATTASPDRAYFAQEVQPDLVYRDFEAASATSLRSGTITSAGGGQAHNNMQPYITLNFCIALQGLFPSRN
- a CDS encoding aspartate aminotransferase family protein; this encodes MSHVFPRHTKANLPTAVAGDGCYLIDATGKRYFDGSGGAAVSCLGHSDAAVIRAVQEQVGKLAFAHTGFMTSEPAEALADLLIEQAPAGLDRVYFVSGGSEATEAAIKLTRQYHLERGEPERRHLIARRQSYHGNTLGALAAGGNALRRQQFDPLLIGVSHIAPCYEYADRPEGESAFDYGQRVANELEAEILRLGPETVMGFIAEPVVGATSGAVPAVPGYFKRIREICDKYGVLLILDEVMCGMGRTGHMFACDADGVSPDILCIAKGLGAGYQPIGAMLCSADIYAAITAGSGFFQHGHTYIGHPVATAAGLAVVTEMLSRDLISKCRDRGAQLQSALVDRFADHPHVGDIRGRGLFRGIELVADRTTKAPFDPGKTLAAKVKSAAFEAGLICYPMSGTRDGRIGDHVLLAPPFIMTEAQIGEVVDKLDQAIALALQGI
- a CDS encoding tail fiber protein encodes the protein MSEPFIAEIRIFAGNFAPRSWAFCNGQLLPIAQNTALFSLIGTTYGGDGRTTTALPNLEGRAPMHPGRGPGLTSRRLGQRTGVETVTLTESQIPNHSHTVRARTGAGASGTPPGPTAAISKNGFLDRLYETNGSGLTNMASETVTDTGGSQAHNNMQPFLVMNFIIALQGLYPSRG
- the katG gene encoding catalase/peroxidase HPI — protein: MDGNDAPQTGGCPVMHSGAKSASTGVRSNKDWWPNQLNLKLLHQNSEKSDPMAADFDYAEAFKSLDLTALKQDLVALMTDSQDWWPADYGHYGGLFIRMAWHSAGTYRTSDGRGGSGTGQQRFAPLNSWPDNGNLDKARRLLWPIKQKYGNKISWADLMILAGNCAIESMGGKTFGFAGGRADVWEPEEDVYWGREDEWLADSSAQNSRYSGERDLENPLAAVQMGLIYVNPEGPDGQPDALASGRDIRETFARMSMNDEETVALVAGGHTFGKAHGAGDPDLVGPEPEAAPIETMGLGWINSHGTGKGDDTTTSGIEGAWTANPTQWDNGYFDLLFGYDWNLTKSPSGAWIWEPVNVRPEDMAPAAHDSSKKVKTMMTTADMAMRMDPIYGPISKRFHENPEELADAFARAWFKLTHRDMGPRSLYLGDEVPAEELIWQDCVPAVDHALVNEADIAALKAEVLASDLSVADLVSTAWASASTFRGSDKRGGANGARIQLSPQKDWEVNQPEQLARVLSGLEKIRSTFNATVRERQISMADLIVLAGSAAVEQAARAAGQEIEVPFAPGRTDATQEQTDVDGFAVLEPEADGFRNYQKKQYSISPEEMLLDKAQLLTLTAPEMTVLIGGLRVLGANYGGSSLGVFTSTPGSLSTDFFVNLLDMATQWAPQDDGSYAGTDRASGAAKWTASRVDLAFGSNSQLRAIAETYAQDDAKARFVQDFAAAWVKVMNADRFDLS